From the genome of Physeter macrocephalus isolate SW-GA unplaced genomic scaffold, ASM283717v5 random_1503, whole genome shotgun sequence:
tggtgggggcttcAGTGTCTGCAGAACAGCTGGAAGGACCCGGCTCAGAACATTAACTGTATAGCCCTTGAGGgagaactaaaggtccttgactgtGTAATGGCTAAAGTGTTATTATTTTGGCTTGCTTGACTGTTTGCCCTTTTGCATTTTCCCACTTGTCCGGTTAAATGTATTCCTTGACTGAAGTTTTTCTGCAGACAAAGGGCAGGCGGAAGACATGGGTGAgggtctattctgggaaggcctcacagggtcctgctcggttacacccCTGATGCCCTTTTCCTGTTACAGGACCCCATCCCAGATACCACCTTTTATTTAGTTGACCTGTCTCGTAAGTTCTTCTTGGGGGTGACAGTTGCTCAAACTTCCCTCTTTGTTGACCTTGACAGTTTGAGGAATACTGTTAGGTATATTATAGATGCACCTCTGGGGAATCTTCACATAATTGGTCAGGGGttgtgggttttggggaggaagagcaCAGAGGGAAAGTGCCATTTTCCTCATATCACATCAACGGTTCATGCTGTCAGCCTGATTTTGACTGTTGgtgttgaccttgatcacttggCTGAAGCAGTgcttgtcaggtttctccactgtaaagttaacTCTTCGTTTCCCCTTTCCATACTTTACTCTTTGGAAAGATGTACTATGTGCTGCCCACACTTAAGGCACTTGAGGAGTGAGGAGTCATGCTCCACGTTCTTCAGGGTGGACTACCTACGTAATTTATTGGTAATTCTGAATGAGCATGTGCATTTTTCAACATCATTACCAGGATccattttcagaaaattattcAGAAAGTTAAGGGAGAAATTCTTCGAGCCCACATTTTATAAAGGCAAAATActttgaaaacttatttttaggATAGATTCCTAATAATAGAATTATGGGCCAAAGGGTACACACATTTTTATTactagctttttattttgaagaaatttcaaatataagtTGTAAGAATAGTGCAATAAACTCCCATCACCTAGattctgttaatattttgctatatttgctttatcacttttcatatgtatatatgtatatatatatatataaaatttcatgaGTCAATAAATAGTTCAGTGTGTGTTTCATAAGACTAAGGGTGTACGTCagtcaaattcaggaaatttaataagtccatattcaaattttgccaTATGTTCCATTAGTATTCCTTGTAGCAATGTTTTTTTCtgatccaggatccaatccagcaTCACCTATTGTATTAATTACcttgtctttttagtctcctttaataTGGAATAGTTCCTCAGACTTTGTCTTTCCTGATACTGATGTTTCTGAAGAGTACTAGTCATTTGAATTGGCCAGTTGTAGAAAGTCCCTCAACTGGGTTTTGTCTGATAGTTTCATCATAATTACATTCAGGTGCTGCATTACAGGAGAAGTACATGTGTGATATTGTGTCCTCAGTGCATTGCATGTCCTTTTAATGGGAGTGGCACACCCATTTTTAAGGCTCTTAATACAAATGCCAAATTATTGTCCATCTGTGCTAGTGGACACTTCTTTGCAGCGTATGACAAGTTGGTACACGTATTTGAGAAAAGTGGTGGTGTTGGATAAGGGAAGGGTTGAGCCACAAAACAGTACAACTAACAGGGCGACGGAAATCCAGGCATTTGATTTCAATTTGATCGGTAGTCTAATCAACTGAACCAGATGGTAGGCTTGTTTCTCTCATCTAACTAGTTTTTGCACTAATAATTTCATTCCTCATCATCCCAGAAGACAGGCATATGCATGCCTCTAGCAAGCTAGGTCAGGATGAGGTGGTATTCACTCGTTTGGATTACAGTCCTTCCtcccgtttatttatttatttttggctgcaccgtgcagcatgcagaacttccccgaccagggatcaaacccacgccccctgcagtggaagcgtggactcttaaccactggaccgccagggaagtcctcctcctgtttatttttacaatgttCTGCAAATACCTGGGGCTGAAGACTGGGAGCCTCAACCTAATACATGTCTAATCACTTATGAAAACAATGTCTGGAAGAGATGTGATAATATCCAGATCAATGTGCTTTtgttctttggaaaacagtgtgctgatttttatgatttatcattattttcagacattaaaaaatacagaaaagtacaaagaattcAAATGTCTATGTACCATGTACCACCACCTAGAGTTGACCATTAACATGTGTCACATTTGCCTTaggacttcattttttaaatagtgttaCGGGTATACTTAACATCGCCTTTTGTGCAGCTTTCCACTCCCCCATGTCAGTGCCCTTACAACTACTTTCTGCAGTATCTTGCTGATTCACCGAGGAACAAGCCAGGTGCTAGCTGGTAAGAACGTGGTAAGCTTCACAAAGTGAAGCACAAGTGAAAAAGTTATTATGAGTACATGCAAAGATTAACTAGTTAGTAGTTTTCCAAATCCAATTTCCTCCTATACTAGCTTAGGTCTTGTGAAGAAGTTTTTCTAAAACAGCTTTTCAGACAAATTCCAAAAATCCCACTCCCAGATAAGCCTGTTGACTATGGCTTCACCAAAACTGCCGACCTAAATTCCTTTGAGGTTAGTCACTGAAGAGAAGGTTTGCGCGCTCCTTGATTTACCTGCTCCCAAGCTAAGGCCTCAGTCTGTGGTTTATCTGGAAACTGAGTCACTAGAATAGGTAAGGCTTCAGTTTGTCGGCTGGGgagtgcgcgcgcgcacgcgcacacacacacacacacgaggtaGATGAAAATCATGTCTTTGAATGTtgaggaattaatttttaaaagaaaagacaaattgtGGCAGAAAGCAGTGAGAAGTCTAACTTAACATGCTTGCACTTTTTAGCCTTTTCCAACCAATTTTCCGCACAGCAGAAAGTAATTTAAAACCTAGCTGGCCTCTGATCACTCCCTAATTTATAACCTCTGGAGGCTCCTGCGTGCTCTGGAGGAGCTGGCCCTGCCCATTGACCTcatcactcctcctccctttctcgcCAGCTCCAAGCTTTACTGGTTTGTTCTCAAGCTTTTTGCCTGAGATCTTTTCCTGCACTTACCCCTTGGGTTGTTCTTCAGTCTTCAGGTCTCAACTTAAAATATCCCCTCCTTGGAGAGAGGTTTCCATCAACACCCTGTCACCTTAATTTTCTACTCCTGTCCCTTGTTTGTTGACTTCAGGACATGCCACAATTTTaactattttggtttttttcctttcatttctatgTTCTTATCTGGTTTTCCAACGAAAATGTCAGCTTCACAACAGGGACCATGTCATGGTTTTTGCCGGCATCCAGCATACTGCCTGGTACATAcatggtaggcattcaataaataactgatgaatgagaatgaatgagtggaatctagagtttagattttattatcACATTAGGCTGCAGTCTAGGTCTCTGTGTCACTCATAAGATCcgtcagaaaaaaacaaaacaaaacccaaaaccccaaaaacccATGAACTGCTTgtgattaatttttgtaaaagcattatatattttacaccatttgctgaagagaccctttcctcattgaattgtcTCTGTTGAAAATCAGTGGACCATTCtgaactttctattctgttccattggcccATATGCTATCCTTgtggtatatattaaaaaaattttaaaaagggtaaaAAGCAAACCCTAAAACTGAAAGCAATCTGAAAGAAATTTACCTAACCATATATCAAATTGGCAACCTAACTACACAGAATTATTCCATGTGACTTTTtgaaatttacatacaatgaacTGCATAGACCTACAAAGTACAATTAGATGAGTTCCGTCACCTGTGTGATCATAATATAAAGACTAACTCCATCACCCTAGAGAGAAAGCTCTTTTCTAgtcaatcccacactcccagtcgACAGTGCTGATTTCTATAACCAttgattaattttgcctgttcctgaaattcatataaatggaaccacacAGTAGGTACgtttttatgtctggcttctttgactcaACGCTTTTGAGATTAATCCATATGGTCACATGTAACAAGGGTCAGCTTTTCTTTTATTGCTAACTAATTTCCGTtgtataattcaaaaagtcaactttttaaaaattaagactagGAGACTGTTCAAAGATttaacaaccaaatgcaatgcatGATCCTGGTTTACATCAAAaactatatggaatctaaaaaaaaaagaaaaggttctgatgaacccaggggcaggacggGAACAAAGAcggagacgtagagaatggacttgaggacacggggagggggaagggtaagctgggacgatgtgagagagtaacattgacatatatccactaccaaatgtaaaacagctagtgggaagcagctgcacagcacagggagatcagctcggtgctctgtgaccacctagcggggtgggatagggagggtgggagggaggcttaagagggaggggatatggggatatatgtatacgtatagctgattcactttgttatacagcagaaactaacacatcattgtgaagcaattatactccaataaagatgtttaaaaaaactataaaagccATTACTTGGAGAATCGGGGGAATTTAATATGGCCTGGTTAATAGGTACTATTAGGGAATTATTGATAGTTTTCTTAGCTCATTAAGTCTCTTCTTGGCAAATCTGTCCGATTTCACTATGAACAGCACCACCCGAGTTCTCAGTCACTCGGGCCCAAAGCCTCGGAGCTCCAACCTTCTTTCGGATTCCGCCACCCACCCTCATTATCAGTTCAGGTTTTTATCACTTCTTTTTTCACGGCTGTATTGAGATATTCACATTTTTGAAGTGTACAACGGAGTATAATTAAATGGCTTCAAGTGAGTGTATTCACAAAGCTGCGCAACCACCAACACAATCAGCCGGAGAACAACTTCGTCAACCCAGAAAGAACCCTTGACCCCACTAGCAGGCACTGCCCATCGGCCTTTTGTCCTCAGGCAGCCTTCGGCTCCTCCGCCCGGCCGTGTCAGGCGCCCGGACACAGTGGCTCCCACAGGGCACGGTGGAGACGCCGTACCGCCTCCCAGTGGCCGCTGCAGATACGCTCCTTCCTCGCTGCGCTACGGCGCCCCCGTCCCCCCGCCCGCTCCGTACCCTCAAGGCCCAGCCCCCCCACACAGCACTGCGGCGCCGCAGCTCCCGGGACTCCACGCTCGGTCAGCCGGCTCGCCTGCAGCTCCTCCGGCGGGCGTCGCCACCCTCCGCACACACTACGGTGGGCCGGTCCGAGTCCGCCTCCTTCCCAGCGGTCcacggccgccgccgccgcccggaaCCATAGAGCTGCCCCCCAAGAGGAGAGCAGGCCGGGAGAGAGCGGCTCTTCCGGGTCACACCTGCGCAAAGAGACCTCCGGGACTCTGTGGTCCGGGCTTCCTCTCGGGAAGGCGGATCCGCCCCTGGCGGCGCGCCCGGCGCCCCGCCCCGACGCCGGCGCTGACGGAAGCACGCCGGGTGACCTCACCCGCCAACATGGCGGCGGCGGTAGATTAGGGCTGCGGGTCGGagccgccaccgccaccgccaccggGGGATCCTGTACGGAgcagctgccgccgccgccgcgttTTCACCTCTTTGGGGGCACGGGCCTGGACCAGGTGAGGGGAGCGGGGTCGCGGGCAGGCCGCGCCGGGCCGTCTCCGAGCTTCTCCCGAGGTGTCCCGAGGCCGACGCGGGAGACGGGGTGCAGTGAGAGGCTGAGGGCGCGAGGCCGTTCCGCTGCTCCTCAGACGTGTCCGGGCGCGGGTCGGCCGGCGTGGGTCTCGGGCGAGGGGTGCGTGCGCGGGGCTCGCGGCCTGGGTCCCCGCCAGCCGGCCGGGCCGCGGCTTCTCCCCAAGGTTCCCGGTGCCCCTCCCGGCGGCTCCGACGCCGCTGTCATTGCTGTTGCTATTATTTCACGTGTTCGTTTCTGCCACCCTTAGAGGCGGCACGGTTCGCGCTAGgtcattttttcctttggtcTTTCTCCCACCATCCCAGGCCGACCCTGAGTGTCTCTCCTTCGTGCCCGGCCTTTCCGAGCTGGGGCTTCCCCGCTGGGAGCCGGGGCCTCGGGCCCGCGGTCTTGGGCCCTGGCCGCCGCCCTGCGGAGTCGGCCCGATGCCCGCACGAGCGCGCGGTTACCCGCGCAGCCAGCGCCCCGTTTCTGTACAAGTTCTTAACGAAActgtctcccccctcccctttttcttcACGACGTGGAGGAAAACAAGCAAGTCTTCCAGCGAAACTGTCAGTGCGATTTCCCCGGGAGGTTTGGTCTAAACCAGAATGCTGGTCTGTGCCCTgacttgtgtgaccttggatgagttgCCACACCCTTCTAGTACcttctttttttcagtcttcCGGAAAATTAAGCAAGTGTTCGTGTAGGTAGTGAACTGCTTATACCTCCCTTACACCGCGggataaataaatgtacattgtaaattgaaaatatttaaaccacTATGGAATATTTTTCGTTTGATAATAGGTCGTTAGGaactttgaaaattcttttaCTCTGATTGGTCAGGTACcattctcagtatttttttttttttcaaaggatgGATTTTCTTCTGGAGGACCGTACCCCAGTAATTGAGTTCAGTTGAGGGATACAGACGGTTGAGTCCAAGCCGTTTTGTAGAGAAAAGGTGCTCGTTCGTTAGCCCGTCAGTCAATATTTACTACATATCTTGCTCAGCTTTTAGGACAAGTGATTTGCAACAATAAGTATTGTCTTAAGAACATGTTTCTCTTATGAAACATTTTAGACAtacaaaacagaagttttaaCTAATCACAGTACAACCATCCTgctttttatcattgttttttcaaacttgatttttttttttttttttcagtatgcgggcctctcaccgctgtggcctctcccgccgcggagagcagtctccggacgcgcaggcccagcggccatagcccatgggcccagccgctccgcggcacgcgggatcctcccggaccggggcacgaacccgcgctccccgCACCGGCAGGGggacccttaaccactgcgccaccagggaagccccaaacttgaTTTTGATGCATATCTTATTCCAAATAAGTGGTCAccaagagttcttttttttttttgccaccctgcgcagcgtgcgggatctttgttcccggaccaggaatggaacccgcgccccctgccatggaagcacagtcttaaccactggaccgccagggaattcccaagagttttttttttttttttaaatacttatttatttgtttgtttaaggtgtgccgagtcttagttgcagcatgcatgcaggatctagttccccgaccagggatggaacccggcaCCCTGCaatgggagcgcagagtcttaaccactgggacaccggggaagtcccccaagagtttttattttttttaatttttaaaaatttatttatttatgaccgtgttgggtcttctttgctgcatgcgggctttctctagttgtggcgagtgggggctactcttcgttgtggtgcgcgggcttctcattgtggtggcttctcttgcggagcacggggtctaggcacacaggctcagtagttgtggctcgtgggctctagagcgcagtctcagtagttgtggcgcatgggcttagttgctctgcggcatgtgggatcttcctggaccagggc
Proteins encoded in this window:
- the LOC114485299 gene encoding translation initiation factor IF-2-like, producing MVFAGIQHTACVQRSIIKWLQVSVFTKLRNHQHNQPENNFVNPERTLDPTSRHCPSAFCPQAAFGSSARPCQAPGHSGSHRARWRRRTASQWPLQIRSFLAALRRPRPPARSVPSRPSPPTQHCGAAAPGTPRSVSRLACSSSGGRRHPPHTLRWAGPSPPPSQRSTAAAAARNHRAAPQEESRPGESGSSGSHLRKETSGTLWSGLPLGKADPPLAARPAPRPDAGADGSTPGDLTRQHGGGGRLGLRVGAATATATGGSCTEQLPPPPRFHLFGGTGLDQCGGLL